A segment of the Halococcus salifodinae DSM 8989 genome:
ATGATATACATGGAATTGACCAATCAAGACATCAATTAGAGAAATCTATTGGGAAATTTGGTGAAAATGGGTCCGTGGAATTACATCGAGGAGATGCAGAACGTCTTCCGTTTAGAGACGATACCTTCGATATTGTTTGGTCGTCCGGGTCCATCGAATATTGGCCAAATCCCGTAGAGGCGCTTCATGAATTCAGACGTGTAACTAAACCCGGAAATCGAGTCCTAGTCGTTGGTCCAGATGAGCCACAGAACGCAATACTCCGTAGAATATCTGATAGGATCATGCTGTTCTATGGTGAGAAAGAGGCTGATCGAATGTTCTCCGAAGCTGGCTTTAGAGACATTGAACATCGTATTCTCCAGCGTTCACCAAACAGTCCCCGAGCTATCGTCACCGTCGCTAAGGCTCCGGAGGCGTCGGGGCTGGCGGGATAAGCATGATT
Coding sequences within it:
- a CDS encoding methyltransferase domain-containing protein → MSVLEDKSRARLFYKYLSRVYDVINPFFWEEEMRSDALSMVDIEQDDRVLDVGCGTGFSIEGLVQYSDDIHGIDQSRHQLEKSIGKFGENGSVELHRGDAERLPFRDDTFDIVWSSGSIEYWPNPVEALHEFRRVTKPGNRVLVVGPDEPQNAILRRISDRIMLFYGEKEADRMFSEAGFRDIEHRILQRSPNSPRAIVTVAKAPEASGLAG